From one Luteipulveratus mongoliensis genomic stretch:
- a CDS encoding isocitrate lyase/PEP mutase family protein: MTTDLASRFHALHQDVLVLPNCWDAATARVIEAAGAPALATTSAAVAWALGQPDGNRLDRDLMLQNLRRITAAVSVPVTSDIEGGFGEGDAALAETTRLVIDAGAVGVNLEDTYDGGFRSLEDAAHRVGVVRKAAEQAGVDLFINARTDSYLAGTNDVDDTLARAAAYLDAGASGIFVPGTGDLELISRLTSEIKAPVNVLVGPGSPSVPELKDAGVRRVSAGSSLASSVFGHVSRAAHEMLEKGTYTEMGEALNWGEMNDLFT; the protein is encoded by the coding sequence ATGACGACAGATCTCGCCTCGCGCTTCCATGCCCTCCACCAGGACGTCCTCGTCCTGCCCAACTGCTGGGACGCGGCCACCGCGCGCGTGATCGAGGCTGCTGGGGCTCCCGCGCTCGCCACGACCAGCGCGGCGGTGGCCTGGGCGCTCGGACAGCCGGACGGCAACCGCCTGGACCGCGACCTCATGCTGCAAAACCTGCGACGGATCACCGCGGCCGTCTCCGTGCCGGTGACGAGCGACATCGAGGGCGGCTTCGGCGAGGGCGACGCGGCGCTCGCGGAGACCACGCGACTGGTGATCGACGCGGGTGCCGTCGGGGTCAACCTCGAGGACACGTACGACGGTGGCTTCCGGTCCTTGGAAGACGCCGCCCATCGCGTCGGCGTCGTGCGCAAGGCGGCCGAGCAGGCCGGCGTCGACCTCTTCATCAACGCCCGCACCGACTCCTACCTCGCGGGCACCAACGATGTCGACGACACCCTCGCCCGAGCGGCCGCGTATCTCGACGCCGGTGCCAGCGGCATCTTCGTCCCGGGCACCGGTGACCTGGAGCTGATCAGCCGGCTGACGTCAGAGATCAAGGCGCCCGTCAACGTCCTCGTCGGGCCTGGGTCTCCCTCGGTCCCCGAGCTGAAGGACGCCGGCGTACGACGGGTGTCGGCCGGGTCCTCACTGGCGAGTTCGGTCTTCGGGCACGTCTCCCGGGCCGCACACGAGATGCTGGAGAAGGGCACCTACACCGAGATGGGCGAGGCGCTGAACTGGGGCGAGATGAACGACCTGTTCACCTGA
- a CDS encoding SigE family RNA polymerase sigma factor, with the protein MRSATDPEAATYVTAAYPRLMNLAGALTGNRHDAQDLVQDTMATVLIKWHKVRAATNQDAYVRRVLVNRYVSKKRLRSASEIVSHDAVTRDRASEPLVDIESRDEMMELLWRLPRVQRTVLVLRFYEDLSDAQIAQTLSCREGTVRSNASRALASLREELGSVRACQRTDSAQAPLPASAG; encoded by the coding sequence ATGCGATCCGCGACCGATCCGGAAGCCGCCACATATGTCACTGCGGCCTATCCCCGACTGATGAACCTGGCCGGCGCCCTGACGGGCAATCGTCACGATGCACAGGATCTCGTCCAGGACACCATGGCCACCGTGCTCATCAAGTGGCACAAGGTCCGTGCCGCGACCAACCAGGATGCTTATGTTCGACGCGTGCTGGTCAACCGCTATGTGTCGAAGAAGCGGCTTCGCTCGGCCTCGGAGATCGTCTCCCACGATGCGGTGACCAGGGACCGCGCCTCTGAACCACTCGTGGATATCGAGTCGCGCGACGAGATGATGGAGCTGCTCTGGCGTCTGCCCAGAGTCCAGCGCACGGTGCTGGTGCTGCGCTTCTACGAAGATCTCTCCGACGCACAGATCGCCCAGACACTGTCCTGTCGTGAGGGCACCGTCCGTTCCAACGCGTCACGCGCCCTCGCCAGCCTTCGAGAGGAGCTCGGGTCCGTGCGAGCGTGCCAGCGTACGGACTCGGCGCAGGCGCCGTTGCCAGCGTCGGCCGGCTGA
- a CDS encoding aldehyde dehydrogenase family protein encodes MTDRTPDLYIAGDWVHSSDGGTRELTNPANGEVFAVVDEATPADATRAVAAARSAFDQGDWPATPVNERAALLDRIADLLERDKEALARIETEDTGKTLVESRIDIDDVVSVFRYYSRLVGIESDRLVDVGDPDVMSTVVREPIGVCVLIAPWNYPLLQMSWKVAPALAAGCTMVAKPSEVTPLSTIAFVRLIEEAGAPAGVVNLVQGSGATLGAALTETPDVDLISFTGGLATGRIVAKAAAQQVTRCAVELGGKNPHIVFADTEWESSVDQVLTGVFLHSGQVCSAGTRLIIEESIADDFVAALAARAATIRMGDGLDPASETGPLVSQDHLAKVEAYVALGISEGATLVTGGSRPTDPSLAKGSFYLPTILDRCDRTMRIVQEETFGPILTVERFTTEEEAIRLGNDTEYGLAAGVRTSDPGRGERVARALRHGTVWLNDFGYYTAAAEWGGFKKSGNGRELGPAGLAEYQELKHIWRNTAPKPAGWFKGD; translated from the coding sequence ATGACTGACCGCACGCCGGATCTCTATATCGCCGGCGACTGGGTGCACTCATCCGACGGCGGCACTCGAGAGCTGACCAATCCCGCGAACGGCGAGGTCTTCGCCGTCGTCGACGAGGCCACACCGGCTGATGCGACGCGTGCGGTGGCAGCAGCGAGGTCAGCTTTCGACCAAGGCGACTGGCCCGCCACTCCGGTCAACGAGCGCGCTGCCCTCCTCGATCGGATCGCCGACCTGCTCGAGCGGGACAAGGAAGCGCTGGCGCGCATCGAGACCGAGGACACCGGAAAGACCCTGGTCGAGAGCCGCATCGACATCGACGACGTCGTCTCGGTGTTCCGCTACTACAGCCGGCTCGTCGGCATCGAGTCGGACCGGCTCGTCGATGTCGGAGATCCCGACGTCATGAGCACCGTCGTCCGGGAGCCGATCGGCGTCTGCGTCCTGATCGCGCCCTGGAACTACCCGCTGCTGCAGATGTCCTGGAAGGTCGCTCCCGCGCTGGCCGCCGGCTGCACCATGGTGGCCAAGCCGAGCGAGGTGACACCGCTCAGCACCATCGCCTTCGTCAGGTTGATCGAGGAGGCGGGCGCGCCGGCCGGGGTGGTCAACCTGGTGCAGGGCAGCGGCGCGACGTTAGGAGCGGCTCTGACCGAGACTCCCGATGTCGACCTCATCTCCTTCACCGGTGGCCTCGCGACGGGACGCATCGTGGCGAAGGCCGCGGCCCAGCAGGTGACCCGATGCGCGGTCGAGCTCGGCGGCAAGAACCCGCACATCGTCTTCGCCGACACCGAGTGGGAGAGCTCGGTCGACCAGGTACTGACCGGCGTGTTCCTGCACTCCGGGCAGGTCTGCTCGGCCGGCACACGACTGATCATCGAGGAGTCGATCGCCGACGACTTCGTGGCCGCACTCGCCGCGCGGGCCGCGACCATCCGGATGGGCGACGGGCTGGATCCCGCCAGCGAGACCGGCCCGTTGGTCTCTCAGGACCACCTGGCCAAGGTCGAGGCGTACGTCGCGCTCGGCATCTCCGAAGGCGCCACGCTCGTGACGGGCGGCTCCCGTCCGACCGATCCTTCGCTCGCGAAGGGCAGCTTCTACCTGCCCACGATCTTGGACAGGTGCGACCGAACGATGCGCATCGTCCAGGAGGAGACGTTCGGACCCATCCTCACGGTCGAGCGCTTCACCACCGAGGAGGAGGCGATCCGGCTCGGCAACGACACCGAGTACGGCCTCGCCGCCGGCGTACGAACGTCGGACCCGGGGCGGGGAGAGCGAGTCGCGAGAGCGCTCCGCCACGGCACGGTCTGGCTCAACGACTTCGGCTACTACACCGCGGCAGCCGAGTGGGGTGGCTTCAAGAAATCGGGCAACGGGCGCGAGCTCGGGCCCGCGGGACTGGCGGAGTACCAGGAGCTGAAGCACATCTGGCGCAACACCGCACCCAAGCCGGCGGGGTGGTTCAAGGGCGACTGA